One Lentimicrobiaceae bacterium DNA segment encodes these proteins:
- a CDS encoding DUF5103 domain-containing protein → MKKHYIKIAIALLVLIFVFGRAFSDNNQIENMIYTDSVYISGIKSVQLEKNGLMLSEPVITLNSGDYLNLSFDDFDLNINDLYYTVLHCDFNWKQSEIWQNEYLYLDMEDQITDYEYSFGTLLPYVHYNLVFPNDRIVITKSGNYILQVYTKTPDGGKHVYFTKRFYVVEPLTDIIGSAKRAASAEYFDTKQEVDFTVNTGDLYVSSPFQEIKVAVLQNYRWDNALLDLKPKMVRNNIIDYNFDDDRNLFDGGNEFRYLNLRTLRSAIDKIAHIEYTDTIHKVYTRPESFRTFKNYIFEKDANGKYFLETDDERSVNTMGEYAEVHFRLSAPAPNVEGDFYVAGRFNDWKYNHENIMTYDYRNKAYTANIILKQGYYDYVYMFVDRKNLVGDVTVVEGNHSETVNIYTVLVYYKAIGSRYDRLIGFLEIESGK, encoded by the coding sequence ATGAAAAAACATTATATAAAAATAGCGATTGCATTATTGGTGCTGATATTTGTTTTTGGACGAGCATTTTCGGACAACAATCAGATTGAAAACATGATTTATACCGACTCGGTTTATATTTCCGGAATAAAATCGGTGCAGTTAGAGAAGAATGGATTAATGCTTTCGGAACCTGTTATTACGCTTAATTCAGGCGATTATTTGAATTTAAGTTTTGATGATTTTGATTTGAATATCAACGACTTATACTACACCGTTTTGCACTGCGATTTTAATTGGAAGCAGTCGGAAATATGGCAAAACGAATATTTATATTTGGATATGGAAGACCAAATTACCGACTACGAATATTCTTTCGGGACTTTGCTTCCGTACGTGCATTACAACTTGGTTTTTCCGAACGACAGGATTGTTATCACAAAATCGGGGAATTATATTTTGCAGGTTTACACAAAAACTCCAGATGGTGGTAAACACGTGTATTTCACAAAACGCTTTTACGTTGTTGAGCCGCTGACCGATATTATCGGCTCGGCGAAACGAGCAGCTTCGGCGGAATATTTTGACACAAAGCAAGAAGTCGATTTTACCGTAAACACCGGCGATTTGTACGTTTCGTCTCCATTTCAGGAAATTAAGGTTGCAGTTTTGCAAAATTACCGTTGGGATAATGCTTTGCTTGATTTGAAACCTAAAATGGTGAGAAACAATATTATTGATTACAACTTCGACGACGACAGAAATTTATTTGACGGCGGCAACGAGTTTAGATATCTGAACTTGCGTACATTGCGAAGTGCCATTGACAAAATCGCTCATATTGAATACACCGATACAATACACAAAGTTTACACTCGACCCGAAAGTTTCAGGACTTTTAAAAATTATATTTTTGAAAAAGATGCAAACGGTAAGTATTTTTTGGAAACCGACGACGAAAGGTCTGTAAACACTATGGGAGAGTATGCAGAAGTCCATTTCAGACTTTCGGCTCCGGCTCCAAATGTTGAAGGCGATTTTTATGTTGCAGGCAGATTTAACGATTGGAAATACAATCACGAAAACATAATGACGTACGACTACAGAAATAAGGCGTACACAGCAAACATAATTCTAAAACAGGGTTATTACGATTACGTTTATATGTTTGTCGATAGAAAAAATCTGGTTGGCGATGTTACCGTTGTTGAAGGCAATCATTCCGAAACAGTTAATATTTACACGGTTTTGGTGTACTACAAAGCTATCGGTAGCAGATACGACCGTCTAATAGGATTTCTTGAAATTGAGAGCGGAAAGTAA
- a CDS encoding glycosyltransferase family 9 protein has translation MKILIIHTAFIGDIILSTALIEAIKIRYPEAEIHYLTQPNCKILLSNNPLVEKIITYDKNKTQKGFKWFLNIVKTVKAENYTHAIIPHRYIRSISIAKFAGIKNRIGFDISTGAFMLTKKVRYGAKIHEVDRLLSLIDFDNKDKTVMPRLYPSSDDNNHVEEILQKQKVVKHFEKLIVVAPGSKWFTKMWLAENYAQLIEKLSNHPDVLIAITGSEQEKEIDLKINDKTNVLDLRGKINLVQFAALVSKSDILVSNDSSPIHVGSAFENVYIVGIYGPTVEKLGFFPYSDNSIVIEDNTLSCRPCGKHGHNACPQKHFKCMRNISVEQVYDVVNNKLKSL, from the coding sequence ATGAAAATACTGATAATTCATACTGCTTTTATTGGCGATATTATTTTGTCAACTGCCTTAATTGAGGCAATTAAAATAAGGTATCCCGAAGCCGAAATTCATTACCTAACACAGCCAAATTGCAAGATATTATTATCAAACAATCCATTGGTTGAAAAAATAATTACGTACGACAAAAACAAAACTCAAAAAGGGTTTAAATGGTTTTTAAATATCGTTAAAACGGTAAAAGCCGAGAATTACACACACGCAATTATTCCGCATCGTTACATAAGGTCTATTTCTATTGCAAAATTTGCAGGCATAAAAAATCGCATTGGCTTTGATATATCGACAGGAGCTTTTATGCTGACCAAAAAAGTCAGATACGGAGCTAAAATTCACGAAGTCGATAGATTGCTCAGTTTGATTGATTTCGACAATAAGGACAAAACCGTGATGCCACGACTGTATCCTTCGTCTGATGATAATAATCATGTAGAAGAAATTTTGCAAAAACAAAAAGTTGTTAAACATTTTGAAAAACTGATAGTTGTAGCTCCGGGTAGCAAATGGTTTACAAAAATGTGGCTTGCAGAAAATTACGCTCAACTTATTGAAAAATTATCCAATCATCCTGATGTGCTCATTGCTATTACAGGCAGCGAGCAAGAAAAGGAAATAGACTTGAAAATTAACGATAAAACCAACGTTTTAGACCTAAGAGGCAAAATAAACTTAGTGCAATTTGCCGCTCTTGTTTCTAAATCCGATATTTTGGTAAGCAACGACAGTTCGCCGATACACGTTGGTTCGGCTTTTGAAAATGTGTATATTGTCGGCATTTATGGTCCAACTGTCGAAAAATTAGGATTTTTCCCATATTCCGATAACAGCATAGTAATTGAGGACAACACATTGAGTTGCCGTCCTTGCGGTAAACACGGACATAATGCTTGTCCGCAAAAACATTTTAAGTGCATGCGAAACATAAGTGTAGAGCAAGTTTACGACGTAGTAAACAACAAATTAAAATCGTTGTAA
- a CDS encoding RNA methyltransferase, whose product MAISIQQKKTINSLKLKKYRTQLSAYVVEGDKNVLELILAKKPIEQIYAVEKWITDNKTLIDKKKVPYTLVSEKELKSISSLSTPNQVLAVAGIKESDFKKETLKKEKILMLDSIRDPGNFGTIVRTANWFGIRNILASHDCVDIYNQKTIQATMGSFAKVNVHYCNLQDMLKEASGVSIYAAVLDGKDISENTFTTNSGILILGNEAKGISENILKLVTHKIKIPNYSNLDKTQLAESLNVSVACGILLYEFCKK is encoded by the coding sequence ATGGCAATATCCATTCAACAAAAAAAAACAATAAATTCTTTAAAACTAAAGAAATACCGCACTCAATTGTCGGCATACGTGGTTGAAGGCGATAAAAACGTATTGGAATTAATTTTGGCAAAAAAGCCAATCGAGCAAATATACGCCGTTGAAAAATGGATTACCGATAACAAAACTCTTATTGATAAAAAGAAAGTCCCTTATACATTAGTTTCGGAAAAGGAATTAAAATCTATAAGTAGCTTGTCAACACCAAATCAGGTGCTTGCAGTAGCCGGAATAAAAGAATCCGACTTTAAAAAAGAGACTCTGAAAAAAGAGAAAATCTTAATGTTAGACTCAATTCGCGACCCGGGAAATTTCGGTACTATTGTCAGAACCGCCAACTGGTTTGGAATAAGGAATATATTAGCTTCGCACGATTGTGTTGATATTTACAATCAAAAAACCATACAAGCAACAATGGGTTCGTTTGCTAAGGTTAATGTGCATTACTGCAATCTGCAAGATATGCTCAAAGAAGCATCAGGCGTAAGTATTTATGCCGCAGTGCTTGATGGCAAAGATATAAGCGAAAACACTTTTACAACCAATAGCGGAATTTTAATTTTAGGTAATGAAGCCAAAGGAATATCCGAAAATATACTCAAACTTGTAACTCACAAAATAAAAATACCCAATTATTCAAATTTAGATAAAACCCAATTAGCCGAATCGCTAAATGTATCGGTTGCTTGCGGTATTTTGTTGTACGAGTTTTGTAAAAAGTGA
- the rpsF gene encoding 30S ribosomal protein S6 gives MNRNYETVFILTPVLSEDQMKEAVQKIVKFLKEKGAKIIFEDNWGLRKLAYPIQKKSNGFYYLIEYQAEGSLIQEFELMLKRDEKIMRFLTVAMDKHAVAYSEKRRANIQAKKETNKVEN, from the coding sequence ATGAACCGAAATTATGAAACCGTTTTCATTTTAACTCCCGTTTTATCTGAAGACCAGATGAAGGAAGCGGTACAAAAGATTGTTAAGTTCCTGAAAGAAAAAGGAGCTAAAATAATCTTCGAAGACAATTGGGGATTGCGTAAATTGGCCTATCCTATACAAAAAAAATCCAACGGATTTTATTACCTTATCGAATACCAAGCTGAAGGTAGCTTGATACAGGAATTTGAATTGATGCTCAAACGTGATGAAAAAATCATGCGTTTCTTAACGGTAGCAATGGATAAACACGCTGTTGCATACTCCGAAAAACGCAGAGCTAATATTCAAGCTAAGAAAGAAACTAATAAAGTAGAAAATTAA
- a CDS encoding 1-acyl-sn-glycerol-3-phosphate acyltransferase, with protein MIGWQITNDVLNLPQKYIVVIAPHTSIFDFIIGWFGFMNLGIKPKIIIKKEFFWFPLGLLLKKLGAIPVDRSNSARFVKDIISEIKQNEKFILAITPEGTRKRTAKWKRGAITIADSANIPIAIGYLDYKKKKGGIVDLIYTSNNPTDDMIKIKSYYTDVSGKYPKNFTTGLN; from the coding sequence ATGATTGGTTGGCAAATTACCAACGATGTTCTGAATTTACCGCAAAAATATATTGTCGTAATAGCTCCACACACAAGCATCTTCGATTTTATTATAGGTTGGTTTGGCTTTATGAATTTGGGTATTAAACCGAAAATTATCATTAAAAAAGAATTTTTTTGGTTTCCATTGGGTTTGTTATTGAAAAAATTAGGAGCTATACCTGTTGACAGAAGCAATTCAGCTCGATTTGTTAAGGATATAATTTCGGAAATAAAACAGAACGAAAAATTTATTTTGGCAATCACACCCGAAGGCACTCGAAAACGCACTGCCAAATGGAAGAGGGGAGCCATCACAATAGCCGATTCGGCTAATATTCCTATTGCAATCGGTTATTTGGATTACAAAAAGAAAAAAGGCGGTATCGTCGATTTAATCTACACTTCCAACAATCCTACCGATGATATGATTAAGATAAAGTCGTATTATACCGATGTTTCGGGAAAATATCCTAAAAATTTTACAACCGGTTTGAACTGA
- the rpsR gene encoding 30S ribosomal protein S18, producing MATQGNDIKYLTPIAVDVKKKKYCRFKKSGIKYIDYKDANFLLKFVNEQGKILPRRLTGTSLKYQRKVAKAIKRARHLALMPYVADLLK from the coding sequence ATGGCAACACAAGGAAATGATATAAAATACTTAACCCCAATTGCGGTTGATGTTAAAAAGAAAAAATATTGCAGATTTAAAAAAAGTGGCATTAAATACATCGATTATAAAGATGCAAACTTTTTGCTTAAATTTGTAAACGAACAAGGTAAAATATTACCACGTCGCTTAACAGGTACAAGTTTGAAGTACCAACGTAAAGTGGCAAAAGCAATTAAAAGAGCACGCCATTTGGCACTTATGCCTTACGTAGCTGATTTGTTAAAATAA
- the rplI gene encoding 50S ribosomal protein L9 has product MEIILKQDVNGLGYANDIVVVKDGYANNYLIPKGLAVMATETNKKIAAETQRQRAFKEQKTRQEAELVAESLKDVMLKIGAKAAESGKIYGSVNNIQIAEAIKEQYKIEIDRKKIVLDGEAIKELGKYTATAKIYKDISVEIPFEVVAE; this is encoded by the coding sequence ATGGAAATTATTCTAAAACAAGATGTTAACGGTTTAGGTTATGCCAATGATATAGTTGTAGTAAAAGACGGCTACGCCAATAACTACTTAATCCCAAAAGGACTTGCTGTTATGGCTACCGAAACCAATAAAAAAATTGCAGCCGAAACTCAAAGACAAAGAGCTTTTAAAGAACAGAAAACCAGACAGGAAGCTGAATTGGTTGCCGAATCTTTGAAAGATGTTATGCTTAAAATTGGAGCAAAAGCTGCCGAGTCGGGTAAAATATACGGCTCCGTTAATAATATTCAAATAGCTGAAGCTATTAAAGAACAATACAAAATTGAAATCGATAGAAAGAAAATTGTTCTCGACGGCGAAGCTATTAAAGAACTAGGAAAATACACTGCTACTGCCAAAATTTATAAGGATATTTCAGTTGAAATACCTTTTGAAGTTGTAGCGGAGTAA